The proteins below are encoded in one region of Drosophila santomea strain STO CAGO 1482 chromosome 2R, Prin_Dsan_1.1, whole genome shotgun sequence:
- the LOC120446875 gene encoding coiled-coil domain-containing protein 170 — MPTNPRPTTNGNTPEDWQVFEVLFGADQDPRAIPARMTTMSPFPPPSSIPSCQLDTSCSNTGITVTEHHHGLDLTTTLRSELAALSYKKERLTGELAEARTALCSKDADIENLRAQAARQTALIGSLQSRLQNSESREQAVQARCDSTIQTVQREKRSSDERNKELICKIQHLESHVASEESQKDQVKAQLHDLLRRLSIGLGMDVCDGNQNSHATPECIISRAEEVMVELQRSKAKVSSTCDTLSSCENELLNLKSLANIEKQRLTAQLDGAGNHNHELEGRCRQYERDLQIQRDRLTESEINGEKLKEELRGFESRCHRLQNNLDRTQGDRLQFLRGLSNLLNVPEPCETLIKDKLRETLAENQAMHTQMHSLRDQLNSEHEKLKETQQTTECRLRSGEAQKCELTERLEKCHAEIHTLRKDHMGLSEFLQRLALAMNWGECTAPPALGNDTNLMAENLLERAERLAAHCDHEASHHHHHHSPEKGCCDHGHGHGKLRRERSCHDIPLKESSSVYNLQRRVRVLREQVQRRDLHLELLRRKLAIVEDGARGKCMLQGERDEAVCRAKKAAKQVDKLSAQLADARSQIAEVKAQLAEAVEYKITSLERARKIDELTTQICDLEDEKTRLISQLNALKERLKSSCESNQNRRCRDEALINSMRDDVSRLSSQLSDANQRLSHLQSFRTSVARTLHLRDLPETDLLHRLQALCSAHQEFTMLSKRYETASPVGDHPCPRFDDPIPPSSHCRPPRELSPPPTSFHHKAPLLSGSSHLPPPSEHHHGSSSHVHNHHGHGHGHAHGHGHSSHSRRQRSKSRDKRLHDECFDTDVHRLHHGCKEDLLATGSEEDYDFKSKYC, encoded by the exons ATGCCAACTAACCCGAGACCCACGACCAATGGCAACACTCCCGAGGACTGGCAGGTGTTTGAGGTCTTATTCGGTGCTGATCAGGACCCGAGAGCCATTCCCGCACGGATGACCACAATGTCACCTTTCCCACCACCATCATCCATTCCGTCTTGCCAG CTGGACACATCCTGCAGCAATACCGGAATCACAGTCACAGAACATCATCATGGTCTGGACTTGACCACCACCCTGCGCAGTGAACTGGCTGCGTTGTCCTACAAAAAGGAGCGGCTTACGGGGGAG CTTGCTGAAGCGCGAACCGCCTTGTGCAGCAAGGATGCGGATATCGAAAATCTGCGGGCCCAGGCTGCTCGGCAGACTGCCCTCATCGGATCCCTCCAGAGTCGTCTGCAAAACTCGGAGAGCAGGGAGCAAGCCGTCCAGGCCAGATGCGACTCCACCATTCAGACGGTGCAGCGGGAAAAGCGGAGTTCCGACGAGCGCAACAAGGAGCTGATCTGCAAGATACAGCATCTGGAATCGCATGTGGCCAGCGAGGAATCTCAAAAGGACCAGGTGAAGGCTCAGCTGCACGATCTCCTGCGTCGCCTCAGCATCGGTTTGGGAATGGATGTGTGCGATGGCAACCAGAATTCCCATGCCACACCCGAATGCATCATTTCGCGGGCCGAGGAGGTGATGGTGGAGCTGCAAAGGTCGAAAGCCAAGGTCAGTTCCACCTGCGACACCCTCAGCTCCTGCGAAAATGAACTGCTCAACTTGAAATCACTGGCCAACATTGAGAAGCAGCGCCTCACAGCCCAACTCGATGGAGCTGGGAATCACAACCACGAGCTGGAAGGACGTTGTCGGCAATACGAGAGGGATCTTCAGATCCAAAGGGATCGCCTAACTGAATCGGAAATCAACGGGGAGAAGCTAAAGGAAGAGTTGCGCGGCTTTGAGTCGCGATGCCATCGCTTGCAAAACAATCTTGACCGGACTCAGGGCGATCGTCTGCAGTTCTTGCGGGGATTGAGCAATCTCTTGAATGTTCCCGAACCCTGCGAAACGCTCATCAAGGACAAGCTAAGGGAGACTCTGGCGGAGAACCAAGCCATGCATACG CAAATGCACTCTCTGCGAGATCAGCTAAACTCGGAGCATGAGAAGCTAAAGGAGACCCAACAGACCACCGAATGTCGCCTCCGTTCTGGCGAGGCTCAGAAATGTGAGCTAACGGAGCGTTTGGAAAAGTGTCATGCCGAGATCCATACTCTTCGAAAGGATCACATGGGTCTATCGGAGTTCTTGCAGCGACTGGCCCTTGCGATGAACTGGGGTGAGTGCACTGCACCTCCGGCTCTTGGAAATGATACCAATTTGATGGCGGAGAATTTGCTTGAGAGAGCCGAGAGACTCGCCGCTCACTGCGACCACGAGGCatcccatcatcatcatcatcacagCCCGGAAAAGGGCTGCTGTGATCACGGACATGGTCATGGGAAACTTCGCCGCGAGAGATCCTGCCATGACATTCCCCTGAAGGAAAGCAGCAGTGTCTACAACCTGCAGCGACGAGTTCGAGTCCTTAGGGAGCAAGTGCAGCGGCGGGATCTCCACCTGGAGCTACTGCGTCGCAAGCTGGCCATCGTAGAGGACGGTGCGCGAGGGAAGTGCATGTTGCAGGGTGAGCGGGATGAGGCCGTTTGCCGGGCCAAAAAGGCGGCCAAGCAGGTGGACAAGTTGAGTGCCCAGCTGGCCGATGCCCGATCTCAGATAGCAGAGGTTAAGGCCCAGCTAGCCGAGGCTGTGGAGTACAAGATCACCTCTTTGGAGAGGGCCCGAAAGATCGATGAGCTGACAACACAGATATGCGATCTGGAGGACGAGAAGACGCGGCTCATTTCCCAACTTAATGCCCTGAAGGAGCGCCTCAAATCCTCCTGTGAATCCAATCAGAATCGCAGGTGCCGCGACGAGGCgttaataaat TCGATGCGCGATGATGTCAGCCGGTTGAGCTCCCAACTTTCGGATGCCAATCAGCGCCTGTCCCACTTGCAATCCTTCCGCACTTCGGTTGCCAGGACTCTGCATCTTCGCGACCTACCGGAAACGGATCTCCTGCATCGTCTGCAGGCCTTGTGCTCCGCCCATCAGGAGTTCACGATGCTCTCAAAACGCTATGAGACAGCTTCGCCAGTTGGAGATCATCCGTGTCCTCGATTCGATGATCCCATACCACCATCCAGCCACTGTCGGCCGCCAAGGGAGCTCAGTCCTCCACCAACTTCCTTCCACCACAAGGCGCCACTCCTTTCCGGCAGCA
- the LOC120446879 gene encoding uncharacterized protein LOC120446879 isoform X1 codes for MDVLLEEKESVNGSDPFAIQFPLPDHLDPSQCRDDFISTIIKEHERRVSSLRATLSSRGKSVFDSAVENEGRELERGAEAMVVRQMARMRKRESGRKTAQEAMESIKVRSSMMAELNIKCQKAAIEFLSVRLLKQLRVFSSPWPGKIDEIPYNLFKWSLDHFLARLEHNQLYLDVIHRERSVEDLNCVKFRTDLGEIEHILHDMREDFQNDYDLCENSILLIRDCKYNTAGAWIKDLKDNCRIKKGMSNSSLAEESSISSLDIRQTALVDRFEDISSSDPIQVRYQIKWVNSCMDQRLMLTSSREELLRKELKELETKLKQDMTVQRSSEMIYFWEVEKLKIRTREWEAKLESDLENAEVQCTIARLALQKVKDDHKFYLEQEKMYLQKIDEFKKLMAAQEKARQRKQAKEASAVEQQLRLSRR; via the exons ATGGATGTGTTATTAGAGGAAAAGGAATCCGTAAATGGGTCCGATCCGTTCGCGATCCAGTTCCCTTTGCCGGATCACCTCGATCCCTCCCAATGCCGCGATGACTTCATCAGTACAATCATCAAGGAGCACGAACGCCGGGTTAGTTCGTTGAGGGCCACTTTGTCTAGTCGGGGCAAGTCCGTGTTCGATAGTGCTGTGGAGAACGAGGGTCGGGAGCTCGAAAGGGGGGCAGAGGCGATGGTGGTGCGGCAGATGGCCAGGATGCGGAAAAGGGAGAGCGGCAGGAAGACCGCTCAGGAGGCCATGGAAAGCATTAAAGTGCGATCTTCCATGATGGCGGAGTTGAACATCAAATGCCAGAAGGCGGCCATCGAGTTCCTATCGGTTCGCCTGCTGAAGCAACTGCGCGTCTTTTCGAGTCCTTGGCCCGGAAAGATCGACGAGATTCCCTATAACCTGTTCAAGTGGTCGTTGGATCACTTCCTGGCACGACTGGAACATAACCAGTTGTACCTGGACGTGATCCACCGGGAACGGAGCGTCGAGGATCTCAACTGCGTCAAGTTTCGAACTGATCTGGGTGAGATCGAACACATTCTACACGATATGCGAGAGGACTTTCAAAATGACTACGACCTCTGCGAAAATAGCATACTACTTATACG AGACTGCAAGTACAACACGGCTGGTGCGTGGATCAAAGACCTCAAGGACAACTGCCGGATCAAGAAGGGCATGAGCAACAGTAGCCTGGCAGAGGAATCTAGCATATCTAGTCTGGATATCCGTCAAACAGCACTTGTAGACCGCTTCGAAGACATTAGCT CTTCTGATCCCATACAGGTGCGTTACCAGATTAAGTGGGTAAACAGCTGCATGGATCAGCGACTAATGCTTACCAGTAGCCGTGAGGAGCTGCTGAGGAAGGAGTTGAAGGAACTGGAAACCAAGTTGAAACAGGACATGACGGTGCAGCGCAGCTCGGAGATGATATACTTCTGGGAAGTGGAAAAGCTTAAGATACGTACTAGGGAGTGGGAGGCCAAGCTGGAAAGTGATCTGGAGAACGCCGAGGTCCAGTGCACGATAGCCAGGCTTGCTCTGCAAAAGGTCAAGGACGATCACAAGTTCTACTTGGAACAGGAGAAAATGTACCTTCAAAAAATAGACGAGTTCAAGAAGCTGATGGCAGCGCAGGAGAAAGCTCGCCAGCGAAAACAG gCAAAAGAAGCATCTGCAGTGGAGCAGCAGCTCAGGCTATCGAGGCGTTGA
- the LOC120446879 gene encoding uncharacterized protein LOC120446879 isoform X3, whose translation MGPIRSRSSSLCRITSIPPNAAMTSSVQSSRSTNAGDCKYNTAGAWIKDLKDNCRIKKGMSNSSLAEESSISSLDIRQTALVDRFEDISSSDPIQVRYQIKWVNSCMDQRLMLTSSREELLRKELKELETKLKQDMTVQRSSEMIYFWEVEKLKIRTREWEAKLESDLENAEVQCTIARLALQKVKDDHKFYLEQEKMYLQKIDEFKKLMAAQEKARQRKQAKEASAVEQQLRLSRR comes from the exons ATGGGTCCGATCCGTTCGCGATCCAGTTCCCTTTGCCGGATCACCTCGATCCCTCCCAATGCCGCGATGACTTCATCAGTACAATCATCAAGGAGCACGAACGCCGG AGACTGCAAGTACAACACGGCTGGTGCGTGGATCAAAGACCTCAAGGACAACTGCCGGATCAAGAAGGGCATGAGCAACAGTAGCCTGGCAGAGGAATCTAGCATATCTAGTCTGGATATCCGTCAAACAGCACTTGTAGACCGCTTCGAAGACATTAGCT CTTCTGATCCCATACAGGTGCGTTACCAGATTAAGTGGGTAAACAGCTGCATGGATCAGCGACTAATGCTTACCAGTAGCCGTGAGGAGCTGCTGAGGAAGGAGTTGAAGGAACTGGAAACCAAGTTGAAACAGGACATGACGGTGCAGCGCAGCTCGGAGATGATATACTTCTGGGAAGTGGAAAAGCTTAAGATACGTACTAGGGAGTGGGAGGCCAAGCTGGAAAGTGATCTGGAGAACGCCGAGGTCCAGTGCACGATAGCCAGGCTTGCTCTGCAAAAGGTCAAGGACGATCACAAGTTCTACTTGGAACAGGAGAAAATGTACCTTCAAAAAATAGACGAGTTCAAGAAGCTGATGGCAGCGCAGGAGAAAGCTCGCCAGCGAAAACAG gCAAAAGAAGCATCTGCAGTGGAGCAGCAGCTCAGGCTATCGAGGCGTTGA
- the LOC120446879 gene encoding uncharacterized protein LOC120446879 isoform X2, which produces MDVLLEEKESVNGSDPFAIQFPLPDHLDPSQCRDDFISTIIKEHERRVSSLRATLSSRGKSVFDSAVENEGRELERGAEAMVVRQMARMRKRESGRKTAQEAMESIKVRSSMMAELNIKCQKAAIEFLSVRLLKQLRVFSSPWPGKIDEIPYNLFKWSLDHFLARLEHNQLYLDVIHRERSVEDLNCVKFRTDLGEIEHILHDMREDFQNDYDLCENSILLIRDCKYNTAGAWIKDLKDNCRIKKGMSNSSLAEESSISSLDIRQTALVDRFEDISCALPD; this is translated from the exons ATGGATGTGTTATTAGAGGAAAAGGAATCCGTAAATGGGTCCGATCCGTTCGCGATCCAGTTCCCTTTGCCGGATCACCTCGATCCCTCCCAATGCCGCGATGACTTCATCAGTACAATCATCAAGGAGCACGAACGCCGGGTTAGTTCGTTGAGGGCCACTTTGTCTAGTCGGGGCAAGTCCGTGTTCGATAGTGCTGTGGAGAACGAGGGTCGGGAGCTCGAAAGGGGGGCAGAGGCGATGGTGGTGCGGCAGATGGCCAGGATGCGGAAAAGGGAGAGCGGCAGGAAGACCGCTCAGGAGGCCATGGAAAGCATTAAAGTGCGATCTTCCATGATGGCGGAGTTGAACATCAAATGCCAGAAGGCGGCCATCGAGTTCCTATCGGTTCGCCTGCTGAAGCAACTGCGCGTCTTTTCGAGTCCTTGGCCCGGAAAGATCGACGAGATTCCCTATAACCTGTTCAAGTGGTCGTTGGATCACTTCCTGGCACGACTGGAACATAACCAGTTGTACCTGGACGTGATCCACCGGGAACGGAGCGTCGAGGATCTCAACTGCGTCAAGTTTCGAACTGATCTGGGTGAGATCGAACACATTCTACACGATATGCGAGAGGACTTTCAAAATGACTACGACCTCTGCGAAAATAGCATACTACTTATACG AGACTGCAAGTACAACACGGCTGGTGCGTGGATCAAAGACCTCAAGGACAACTGCCGGATCAAGAAGGGCATGAGCAACAGTAGCCTGGCAGAGGAATCTAGCATATCTAGTCTGGATATCCGTCAAACAGCACTTGTAGACCGCTTCGAAGACATTAGCT GTGCGTTACCAGATTAA
- the LOC120446878 gene encoding uncharacterized protein LOC120446878 yields the protein MVSKKRRNSDDDKRKKEASFGSDPYELKFPLPEHLDPSQCRDEFISSIIREHEIRASSLRPRSTVREALEFDNPQEVMDEGSEKGAEAMVVRQLVSQRKRGSFRKTKEEILENIRLRSTMMTDLNLKCQKAAIEFLSVRLLKQLRLFSSPWPGDTGDIPYNLFSWSMDDFLVRVTMKQVYLDVINRERSADDLNCLKFCKDLGQIELLIHEIREDYRNDRDLCQSSMELLKSAQYNTNAPWVKTLNHNLESMQSSVVTAKLFAQSSTFNMVLRHSSAMETFESESAQDPIEMRYQINWIRSCTDQRLFRINGREEKMKKELQDLEIKALQDETVRNSCELIYSLEVGKLRESIRKWQDRLDTDLENADVMCTVSRLALQKIKDDIKFYSEQKDMYLQRIAEVQAIIAQESKQRFQGIYGSTESRLSRRSVRISQSSERKSERKSERKSERKSDRMIGRKSERLSERRSERKSRNSKMQ from the exons atggtatccaaaaaaagaagaaattcTGATGACGATAAGAGGAAGAAAGAAGCCAGTTTTGGGTCCGATCCATATGAGCTAAAATTTCCACTGCCGGAGCATCTCGATCCGTCCCAATGCCGCGATGAATTCATCAGCTCGATCATCAGGGAGCACGAGATCCGGGCGAGTTCTCTGAGGCCCAGATCAACGGTTCGGGAAGCTTTAGAGTTTGATAATCCCCAGGAGGTCATGGATGAGGGGTCCGAAAAGGGGGCAGAGGCTATGGTAGTGCGGCAGTTGGTGAGTCAACGCAAGAGAGGAAGTTTTCGGAAGACGAAGGAGGAGATTTTGGAAAACATTAGGTTGCGGTCGACCATGATGACTGATCTCAACCTGAAATGCCAGAAGGCGGCCATCGAGTTCCTGTCGGTTCGCCTACTAAAGCAGTTGCGCCTCTTTTCGAGTCCCTGGCCCGGTGACACTGGGGATATCCCTTACAACCTGTTCAGCTGGTCGATGGACGACTTCTTGGTGCGCGTGACCATGAAGCAGGTCTACCTTGATGTCATCAATCGGGAGCGAAGTGCGGATGATCTGAACTGCCTCAAGTTCTGCAAGGACTTGGGTCAGATCGAACTTCTTATACACGAGATCAGAGAAGATTATCGCAATGATAGGGATCTATGCCAAAGCAGCATGGAATTGTTAAA AAGCGCGCAATACAACACCAACGCACCTTGGGTCAAAACCCTCAATCATAATCTTGAGAGCATGCAATCCAGTGTTGTAACCGCTAAGCTTTTTGCTCAAAGTAGCACCTTTAACATGGTGTTACGTCACTCATCGGCAATGGAAACCTTTGAAAGCGAGTCAG CCCAGGATCCGATTGAAATGCGATACCAAATCAATTGGATTAGAAGCTGTACGGATCAGCGTCTCTTCCGCATAAACGGAAGGGAGGAGAAGATGAAAAAGGAGCTCCAGGACCTAGAGATAAAAGCATTGCAGGATGAAACGGTGCGCAATTCCTGCGAGCTCATTTATTCGCTGGAGGTGGGAAAGCTTAGGGAAAGCATCAGAAAGTGGCAGGATCGACTTGATACCGACTTGGAGAACGCCGACGTCATGTGCACCGTATCAAGGCTTGCACTGCAAAAGATAAAGGACGATATCAAGTTCTACAGTGAACAGAAGGACATGTATCTCCAGCGAATTGCCGAAGTGCAAGCCATCATAGCTCAGGAATCAAAGCAACGTTTTCAGGGG ATATATGGTTCCACCGAAAGCCGATTATCCAGGAGGTCGGTAAGAATATCACAAAGTTCTGAGAGAAAGTCTGAGAGGAAGTCCGAGAGAAAGTCAGAAAGGAAGTCTGATAGAATGATAGGACGAAAGTCTGAAAGGCTTTCTGAAAGACGGTCTGAAAGAAAATCCAGAAATTCCAAAATGCAGTAG
- the LOC120446877 gene encoding uncharacterized protein LOC120446877: protein MPHKKMKYLKDVVHDAEELDPWEIPFPLPKQTDPSMCRDTFLKGLIREHESRVASLVVRSTMRGVSIVNKPVELHDTDVKEAEAMVVLELAKKRQRSSMMRKMDQVLASIRMRSSLIADLIRQIQKAAIEFLSVRLLKKLRLFSIPWPGELDETPNNLFSWSVDDFFLRLNVNQIYLDVLNRERSVEDLDCVKFCKDLSEMELLIHKIRDDFRDDVDLHENSIHLLKKAEYHRNASWVKSLTDNLRDIASNESNALLFEQTSTLKTVCRNSSVMVMFESESAQDPIEMRYQINWIRSCTDQRLFRISGKEAEIKKELHDLEVQALQDESVQHSSELMYSLEVEKLRKSIEKWQDRLDTDLESADVRCTVSRLALQKVKDDLKFYMEQKELYLRRIGEVQAIIDQEKMTREERELAALKRKSRGSLRKSVRNSEKNFQRKSERKSERKSDRKSESTSGRKSDIKAERKSETMLARKSQRISRNSKVQ, encoded by the exons atgCCCCATAAAAAGATGAAGTATTTGAAAGACGTGGTACATGACGCAGAAGAATTAGACCCATGGGAAATTCCCTTTCCCTTGCCGAAGCAAACAGATCCGTCAATGTGCCGAGATACGTTTCTCAAGGGTCTGATAAGGGAACACGAGTCGCGAGTTGCATCATTAGTGGTCAGATCGACAATGCGTGGCGTTTCGATAGTCAACAAGCCTGTGGAGCTCCACGACACAGATGTAAAGGAAGCCGAAGCTATGGTGGTTCTGGAGTTAGCCAAAAAGCGCCAAAGATCGTCCATGATGAGGAAAATGGACCAAGTTTTGGCTAGCATCAGAATGAGGTCGAGCCTAATAGCCGATCTGATTCGCCAAATCCAAAAGGCGGCCATCGAGTTCCTCTCGGTTCGTCTGCTCAAGAAATTGCGACTCTTTTCGATACCCTGGCCAGGCGAACTGGACGAGACACCAAACAATCTGTTTAGCTGGTCTGTGGATGACTTCTTTTTGCGACTGAACGTGAATCAGATCTACCTCGATGTCCTCAATCGGGAGCGAAGTGTCGAGGATCTTGATTGCGTTAAGTTCTGTAAGGATCTCAGCGAAATGGAACTCCTTATACATAAAATCAGGGATGATTTTCGAGACGACGTAGACCTCCACGAAAACAGTATTCATTTGTTAAA AAAGGCCGAATACCACAGGAATGCTTCTTGGGTAAAGAGCCTCACTGATAATCTCCGAGATATTGCGTCCAATGAGTCAAACGCTTTGCTCTTTGAGCAAACTAGCACCTTAAAGACGGTATGTCGTAACTCATCGGTGATGGTAATGTTCGAAAGTGAGTCAG CCCAGGATCCGATTGAAATGCGATACCAAATCAATTGGATTAGAAGCTGTACGGATCAGCGTCTCTTCCGAATAAGCGGAAAAGAGGCGGAGATAAAAAAAGAGCTCCACGACCTGGAGGTACAAGCATTGCAGGATGAATCGGTGCAGCATTCCTCAGAACTCATGTATTCGTTGGAGGTGGAAAAGCTTAGGAAAAGCATTGAAAAGTGGCAGGATCGACTTGATACCGATTTGGAGAGCGCCGACGTCAGGTGCACCGTATCTAGGCTTGCACTGCAAAAGGTTAAGGACGATCTCAAGTTTTATATGGAACAGAAGGAACTGTATCTTAGGCGAATAGGTGAAGTGCAAGCTATCATAGATCAGGAAAAGATGACCCGCGAGGAAAGG GAATTAGCTGCCTTAAAACGAAAGTCGAGGGGGTCTTTAAGAAAGTCTGTAAGAAATTCCGAAAAGAACTTTCAAAGGAAGTCTGAAAGGAAATCTGAAAGAAAGTCTGATAGGAAGTCAGAAAGCACCTCAGGAAGGAAGTCTGATATAAAAGCTGAAAGAAAATCCGAAACGATGTTGGCGAGAAAATCTCAGAGAATATCCAGAAATTCTAAAGTTCAATAG
- the LOC120446881 gene encoding hydroxylysine kinase, protein MEQWNNVELTNMSKKSYTLNHAYDAAEKLNKENTPNSSNGNGASAADSAAADDDLLKPGSDVRPKVEPEDVESLLRRLYGITISEVKEIIAYDDRNFFLKEDSNVKNPLIVTHCPHGYVLKILNSLDSKKEDFVDAQNQLLLYLAKHSVKCPRPVANATGKFYSVERLNGNSNVVRLLEFIPGEIFHQVPATKHLLYRSGEYLARLNRALKNFTHQAYETHKTLWMLQSVPELRQFLYVVKDQELRLICDEVIDAFEAKILSQLPTMEHQIIHGDFNEQNIVVEQAPNQTEYTIKGVIDFGDTSKSPLIFEIGIALTYMILQANDLANGGIFLSGYTSLNPIENSEVALLKYCVAARLVQSLVMGLYTHTLHPTNEYLLVTQEKGWKLLQKLWRESFGDVDELWATTGHQYLTQSNK, encoded by the exons atggagCAGTGGAACAATGTGGAGCTGACGAACATGTCCAAAAAGTCGTATACCCTGAATCATGCGTACGATGCAGCCGAGAAATTAAACAAGGAAAACACGCCTAATTCCTCTAATGGCAATGGTGCCAGTGCCGCTGACTCGGCGGCTGCGGATGACGATCTCCTCAAGCCCGGATCGGACGTGCGCCCAAAAGTGGAGCCCGAAGATGTGGAGAGCCTACTGCGACGTCTCTACGGGATCACGATAAGCGAGGTTAAGGAAATTATCGCCTACGACGATCGCAACTTCTTTCTCAAGGAGGATAG TAATGTAAAGAACCCACTTATTGTGACCCACTGTCCACACGGATACGTCCTAAAAATCCTTAACTCACTGGACTCCAAGAAGGAGGACTTCGTGGATGCCCAAAATCAGTTGCTGCTTTACTTAG CGAAACACAGTGTGAAGTGCCCCCGGCCGGTAGCCAATGCCACTGGAAAATTTTACTCTGTGGAGCGGCTGAATGGGAACTCGAATGTGGTGCGGCTCTTGGAATTTATACCGGGAGAAATCTTCCACCAGGTGCCGGCGACAAAGCACCTGCTCTACCGCAGCGGGGAATACTTAGCCAGGTTAAACCGAGCGCTTAAGAATTTTACCCACCAGGCGTATGAAACCCACAAGACCTTGTGGATGCTGCAGAGTGTTCCGGAGCTGAGGCAATTCCTGTATGTGGTGAAGGATCAGGAACTGCGTCTTATCTGCGACGAGGTGATCGATGCTTTCGAAGCCAAGATTCTAAGCCAATTGCCCACCATGGAGCACCAGATCATCCATGGGGACTTCAACGAACAGAATATAGTGGTGGAGCAGGCCCCCAATCAAACCGAATACACCATTAAGGGAGTTATTGATTTCGGTGATACGAGCAAATCGCCACTGATCTTCGAGATTGGAATTGCCCTCACTTATATGATCCTGCAGGCCAACGATTTGGCCAATGGAGGCATATTTCTGTCCGGTTATACCAGTCTGAACCCCATTGAGAACTCAGAGGTGGCTCTTCTTAAATATTGTGTGGCTGCCCGATTGGTTCAGAGCCTGGTAATGGGTCTCTACACCCACACGCTGCATCCCACAAATGAGTACCTGCTGGTGACCCAGGAAAAGGGTTGGAAACTCCTCCAGAAGCTGTGGCGCGAGAGCTTTGGGGATGTGGATGAGCTGTGGGCGACCACTGGACATCAGTACTTGACCcaaagcaataaataa